The following coding sequences are from one Electrophorus electricus isolate fEleEle1 chromosome 22, fEleEle1.pri, whole genome shotgun sequence window:
- the LOC113568392 gene encoding TSC22 domain family protein 4-like isoform X3, which yields MSSGKKRSGFQITSVTSDYNQSVGEGHAPHGPSAPETSVSQRDPGEQMMSPPGVFNGPAFQTQQSSSQPSTPVTVRKQSSLEQVGAVGGASRFRVVRLGQGLGEPYRRGRWTCVDVMEREAEERGLRRVIDSMRHAHSLESLETVGLGGPEGPVGGALLKPLSVRGLRVGHMMQSQNHSQQIIGYRTDTAHSGPPSPTHTRRDTHLLSPPHAPDAARPRKIPPPLRLDMDGAGMLRATRSQPASPGPHLGRDGLFHPTFTPVQTPSALALAQSMFGVGGAFELVTDESGSSNSMIAIDNKIEQAMSVCVCRTW from the exons atgAGCAGTGGAAAGAAACGGAGTGGTTTCCAGATCACCAGCGTGACTTCTGACTACAACCAGAGTGTTGGGGAGGGTCACGCTCCACACGGACCCTCGGCGCCTGAGACCAGTGTCTCTCAGAGGGACCCCGGAGAGCAGATGATGTCCCCTCCAGGTGTGTTCAACGGCCCCGCCTTCCAGACGCAGCAGAGTTCCAGCCAGCCGAGCACACCTGTCACAGTGCGGAAACAATCTTCTCTGGAGCAGGTTGGTGCGGTGGGTGGGGCCTCGCGCTTCCGCGTGGTGCGTCTGGGCCAGGGTTTAGGCGAGCCGTACAGGCGTGGGCGCTGGACGTGCGTGGATGTGATGGAGCGGGAGGCAGAGGAACGGGGTCTCCGCAGAGTGATTGACAGCATGAGACACGCCCACTCTCTGGAGTCCTTGGAGACGGTGGGACTAGGCGGACCTGAAGGACCGGTGGGCGGAGCTTTGCTGAAACCACTGAGCGTGCGAGGACTGAGAGTGGGTCACATGATGCAGTCCCAGAACCACTCCCAGCAGATCATTGGCTACAGAACAGACACAGCGCACAGCGGCccaccctccccaacacacacacgccgtgACACACATCTGCTGTCTCCACCACATGCTCCAGACGCAGCCCGGCCCCgaaaaatcccccccccactACGACTGGACATGGATGGGGCAGGGATG CTTCGAGCAACTCGGTCACAGCCTGCTTCCCCTGGCCCCCACCTTGGGCGAGATGGACTGTTCCATCCCACCTTCACACCAGTCCAGACACCCTCAGCCCTGGCCTTGGCACAGTCCATGTTTGGAGTAGGGGGAGCATTTGAGCTGGTCACTGATGAAAG
- the mogat3a gene encoding 2-acylglycerol O-acyltransferase 2-A isoform X4, whose product MWRYFRDYFPISLVKTVDLDASCNYLFGFHPHGVLVAGAFGNFCTEASGFSKLFPGLTPYLLMLPFWFRVPFFRDYIMFGGLVSSEKASASYLLSRPGGGNVAVVAVGGAPESLEARPGALTLQLLQRKGFIKLALKHGAWLVPVFSFGENELFDQMENPTGSALRRVQDHLQRIMGVALPLFHARGVFQYSFGLLPYRKPIHTIVGRPIPVDQNSSPTKEDVDSLHLRYIEGLMQLFEENKGKFGINEDKHLSFI is encoded by the exons ATGTGGAGATACTTCAGAGATTATTTCCCCATTtct ctggtaAAGACTGTGGATCTTGATGCAAGCTGTAATTACCTGTTTGGTTTCCATCCACACGGCGTGTTGGTCGCAGGCGCATTTGGGAATTTCTGCACAGAAGCGTCTGGATTCTCcaagctgttcccaggactcaCTCCCTACCTCCTGATGTTACCTTTCTGGTTCCGAGTTCCTTTCTTCAGAGACTATATCATGTTTGGAG GGCTGGTGTCCAGTGAGAAGGCGAGTGCCAGTTACCTGCTGAGCCGGCCGGGGGGCGGGAACGTTGCAGTTGTGGCGGTGGGCGGAGCTCCTGAGTCCCTGGAGGCGCGGCCAGGAGCGCTAACACTTCAACTGCTGCAGAGGAAAGGCTTCATCAAACTGGCCCTCAAACacgg agcTTGGCTGGTTCCAGTGTTCTCATTCGGGGAGAACGAACTGTTTGATCAGATGGAGAACCCAACAGGCTCTGCCCTCCGGCGGGTTCAGGACCACCTACAGAGGATTATGGGCGTGGCCTTACCACTTTTTCATGCCAGAGGAGTTTTTCAATACAGCTTTGGCCTTCTGCCTTATAGAAAACCCATACACACTATAG TGGGGAGGCCGATTCCTGTTGATCAGAATTCCTCTCCCACTAAAGAAGACGTTGACTCTCTCCACTTGCGCTACATAGAG GGCTTGATGCAGCTTTTTGAAGAGAACAAGGGGAAGTTCGGAATCAATGAAGACAAACACCTGAGTTTcatctga
- the mogat3a gene encoding 2-acylglycerol O-acyltransferase 2-A isoform X3 codes for MVGVLYAGWLYLDKDTPTCGGRRSNWVRSWSMWRYFRDYFPISLVKTVDLDASCNYLFGFHPHGVLVAGAFGNFCTEASGFSKLFPGLTPYLLMLPFWFRVPFFRDYIMFGGLVSSEKASASYLLSRPGGGNVAVVAVGGAPESLEARPGALTLQLLQRKGFIKLALKHGAWLVPVFSFGENELFDQMENPTGSALRRVQDHLQRIMGVALPLFHARGVFQYSFGLLPYRKPIHTIVGRPIPVDQNSSPTKEDVDSLHLRYIEGLMQLFEENKGKFGINEDKHLSFI; via the exons ATGGTGGGTGTGCTGTATGCTGGTTGGCTGTATCTAGACAAAGACACGCCCACATGTGGAGGTCGGAGGTCAAACTGGGTCAGAAGCTGGAGCATGTGGAGATACTTCAGAGATTATTTCCCCATTtct ctggtaAAGACTGTGGATCTTGATGCAAGCTGTAATTACCTGTTTGGTTTCCATCCACACGGCGTGTTGGTCGCAGGCGCATTTGGGAATTTCTGCACAGAAGCGTCTGGATTCTCcaagctgttcccaggactcaCTCCCTACCTCCTGATGTTACCTTTCTGGTTCCGAGTTCCTTTCTTCAGAGACTATATCATGTTTGGAG GGCTGGTGTCCAGTGAGAAGGCGAGTGCCAGTTACCTGCTGAGCCGGCCGGGGGGCGGGAACGTTGCAGTTGTGGCGGTGGGCGGAGCTCCTGAGTCCCTGGAGGCGCGGCCAGGAGCGCTAACACTTCAACTGCTGCAGAGGAAAGGCTTCATCAAACTGGCCCTCAAACacgg agcTTGGCTGGTTCCAGTGTTCTCATTCGGGGAGAACGAACTGTTTGATCAGATGGAGAACCCAACAGGCTCTGCCCTCCGGCGGGTTCAGGACCACCTACAGAGGATTATGGGCGTGGCCTTACCACTTTTTCATGCCAGAGGAGTTTTTCAATACAGCTTTGGCCTTCTGCCTTATAGAAAACCCATACACACTATAG TGGGGAGGCCGATTCCTGTTGATCAGAATTCCTCTCCCACTAAAGAAGACGTTGACTCTCTCCACTTGCGCTACATAGAG GGCTTGATGCAGCTTTTTGAAGAGAACAAGGGGAAGTTCGGAATCAATGAAGACAAACACCTGAGTTTcatctga
- the mogat3a gene encoding 2-acylglycerol O-acyltransferase 1 isoform X1, with amino-acid sequence MKVEFAPLNIPLRRRLQTAAVVQWIFSFLALAQCCLAAFVLICLSDWWMVGVLYAGWLYLDKDTPTCGGRRSNWVRSWSMWRYFRDYFPISLVKTVDLDASCNYLFGFHPHGVLVAGAFGNFCTEASGFSKLFPGLTPYLLMLPFWFRVPFFRDYIMFGGLVSSEKASASYLLSRPGGGNVAVVAVGGAPESLEARPGALTLQLLQRKGFIKLALKHGAWLVPVFSFGENELFDQMENPTGSALRRVQDHLQRIMGVALPLFHARGVFQYSFGLLPYRKPIHTIVGRPIPVDQNSSPTKEDVDSLHLRYIEGLMQLFEENKGKFGINEDKHLSFI; translated from the exons ATGAAGGTTGAATTCGCTCCGTTAAATATTCCGTTGCGGCGTCGGTTGCAGACCGCCGCTGTTGTGCAGTGGATCTTCTCCTTCCTCGCGCTTG ctcagtGTTGTCTAGCTGCGTTTGTGCTCATCTGCTTAAGTGATTGGTGGATGGTGGGTGTGCTGTATGCTGGTTGGCTGTATCTAGACAAAGACACGCCCACATGTGGAGGTCGGAGGTCAAACTGGGTCAGAAGCTGGAGCATGTGGAGATACTTCAGAGATTATTTCCCCATTtct ctggtaAAGACTGTGGATCTTGATGCAAGCTGTAATTACCTGTTTGGTTTCCATCCACACGGCGTGTTGGTCGCAGGCGCATTTGGGAATTTCTGCACAGAAGCGTCTGGATTCTCcaagctgttcccaggactcaCTCCCTACCTCCTGATGTTACCTTTCTGGTTCCGAGTTCCTTTCTTCAGAGACTATATCATGTTTGGAG GGCTGGTGTCCAGTGAGAAGGCGAGTGCCAGTTACCTGCTGAGCCGGCCGGGGGGCGGGAACGTTGCAGTTGTGGCGGTGGGCGGAGCTCCTGAGTCCCTGGAGGCGCGGCCAGGAGCGCTAACACTTCAACTGCTGCAGAGGAAAGGCTTCATCAAACTGGCCCTCAAACacgg agcTTGGCTGGTTCCAGTGTTCTCATTCGGGGAGAACGAACTGTTTGATCAGATGGAGAACCCAACAGGCTCTGCCCTCCGGCGGGTTCAGGACCACCTACAGAGGATTATGGGCGTGGCCTTACCACTTTTTCATGCCAGAGGAGTTTTTCAATACAGCTTTGGCCTTCTGCCTTATAGAAAACCCATACACACTATAG TGGGGAGGCCGATTCCTGTTGATCAGAATTCCTCTCCCACTAAAGAAGACGTTGACTCTCTCCACTTGCGCTACATAGAG GGCTTGATGCAGCTTTTTGAAGAGAACAAGGGGAAGTTCGGAATCAATGAAGACAAACACCTGAGTTTcatctga
- the mogat3a gene encoding 2-acylglycerol O-acyltransferase 2-A isoform X2 — translation MKVEFAPLNIPLRRRLQTAAVVQWIFSFLALDKDTPTCGGRRSNWVRSWSMWRYFRDYFPISLVKTVDLDASCNYLFGFHPHGVLVAGAFGNFCTEASGFSKLFPGLTPYLLMLPFWFRVPFFRDYIMFGGLVSSEKASASYLLSRPGGGNVAVVAVGGAPESLEARPGALTLQLLQRKGFIKLALKHGAWLVPVFSFGENELFDQMENPTGSALRRVQDHLQRIMGVALPLFHARGVFQYSFGLLPYRKPIHTIVGRPIPVDQNSSPTKEDVDSLHLRYIEGLMQLFEENKGKFGINEDKHLSFI, via the exons ATGAAGGTTGAATTCGCTCCGTTAAATATTCCGTTGCGGCGTCGGTTGCAGACCGCCGCTGTTGTGCAGTGGATCTTCTCCTTCCTCGCGCTTG ACAAAGACACGCCCACATGTGGAGGTCGGAGGTCAAACTGGGTCAGAAGCTGGAGCATGTGGAGATACTTCAGAGATTATTTCCCCATTtct ctggtaAAGACTGTGGATCTTGATGCAAGCTGTAATTACCTGTTTGGTTTCCATCCACACGGCGTGTTGGTCGCAGGCGCATTTGGGAATTTCTGCACAGAAGCGTCTGGATTCTCcaagctgttcccaggactcaCTCCCTACCTCCTGATGTTACCTTTCTGGTTCCGAGTTCCTTTCTTCAGAGACTATATCATGTTTGGAG GGCTGGTGTCCAGTGAGAAGGCGAGTGCCAGTTACCTGCTGAGCCGGCCGGGGGGCGGGAACGTTGCAGTTGTGGCGGTGGGCGGAGCTCCTGAGTCCCTGGAGGCGCGGCCAGGAGCGCTAACACTTCAACTGCTGCAGAGGAAAGGCTTCATCAAACTGGCCCTCAAACacgg agcTTGGCTGGTTCCAGTGTTCTCATTCGGGGAGAACGAACTGTTTGATCAGATGGAGAACCCAACAGGCTCTGCCCTCCGGCGGGTTCAGGACCACCTACAGAGGATTATGGGCGTGGCCTTACCACTTTTTCATGCCAGAGGAGTTTTTCAATACAGCTTTGGCCTTCTGCCTTATAGAAAACCCATACACACTATAG TGGGGAGGCCGATTCCTGTTGATCAGAATTCCTCTCCCACTAAAGAAGACGTTGACTCTCTCCACTTGCGCTACATAGAG GGCTTGATGCAGCTTTTTGAAGAGAACAAGGGGAAGTTCGGAATCAATGAAGACAAACACCTGAGTTTcatctga